In Kutzneria kofuensis, the DNA window AGGTCGTAGCAGAAGCCGTCCTCCTCGTCCCACAGTCCGCGGGTGGTCGACCCGAACTGGTTGAAGGCCCGTGCGATGTAGAGGAAGTGCTCGACGAACTTGGTGGCGACGTCCTCGTAGGACTCGTCCTCGCGGGCCAGCTCCAGCGCGATCTGTAGCAGGTGCAGGCTGAACGCGGCCATCCACGACGTGGCGTCGGACTGCTCCAGCCGCCAGTCGCCCAGCATCGGCGCGGACCGGTTGACCGGGCCGATGTTGTCCATGCCGAGGAAGCCGCCCTCGAACAGGTCGCTGCCGTCGGCGTCCTTGCGGTTGACCCACCACGCGAAGTTCAGCAGCAGCTTGTGGAAGATCTTGGACAGGAACTTGCGGTCCGGCACCGCCTCGGCCCGGTACACCTGCAGCGCCGCCCAGGCGTGCACCGGCGGGTTGGCGTCGCCGAAGTCCCATTCGTAGGCCGGCAGCTGGCCGTTGGGATGCATCATCCACTCACGGCAGAGCAACAGCAGCTGCTCCTTGGCGAAGGCCGGGTCCACCAGCGCGAACGGCACCGCCTGGAAGGCCAGGTCCCAGGCCGCGAACCAGGGGTACTCCCACTCGTCCGGCATGGAGATGACGTCGGCGACGTCGAAGTGCCGCCAGTGCACGTTGCGGGCGCCGATGCCGCGGCGCAGGTCCGGGGCCGGCGGCTGGGCCGGGTCGCCGGCCAGCCAGTCCCGCACCTTGAACCGGTAGTGCTGCTTGGTCCACATCAGACCGGCCAGCGACCGCCGCAGCACCTGCTTGCGGTCGGCGTCCAGCTCCGGCGCGATGCTCTCGTGGAACTCGTCGGCCTCGCGCTTGCGGTCCTGCACCGTGGCGTGGAAGGTCGCGCCGAACGGGTCGACGTGGCCGTTGCCGGCGATCAGCCGCAGCCGGACGATCACCGTCTCGCCGGGGGCGACGGAGTCGAAGCGGTACCAGGCGGCCGCCTTCGTGCCCGGCCGGGACGCGCTGCCGTCGTTGATCACCTGACAGGTGCCGGTCGCGCCGCGGACCACGTGCGCGTCGATGCCGCACTTGGTGTACCTGGTCTCGTTGCTCTCGCTGCCGAACAACTCCACGTCGTTGGTCTCGTTGTCCGTCACCAGAAGCGTCGGCGCGCCGTCCATGTGCAGCGTGTACCGGCCCAGCGACGAGTGCTCCGCGACCACCGCGCACCGGCCGTGCACCCGGATCGCCTCCAGCGCCGGCCGCCGGGCGTCCCGGCCCCACGCCCACGTGTTGCGAAACCACAACTGCGGCAACAGATGCAGCGGCGCCGCCTCCGGCCCCTGGTTCGTCGCCGAGATCTCCACGCAGATGTCGTACGGGGCCGCCTTCGCGTAGGTCGTCACCACGTCGAAG includes these proteins:
- a CDS encoding MGH1-like glycoside hydrolase domain-containing protein, with the protein product MSEQIEWARLAESNEMDAPWRHWGPYLSGRQWGTVREDYSASGDAWSFFPFDHARSRAYRWGEDGISGICDRHGFLNLALALWNGKDPILKERWFGLANEEGNHGEDVKEHWWIQDGTPTHSWMSVLYRYPQAEYPYQKLREMAAAAGRQGREPELADTGVLAEDRFFDVVTTYAKAAPYDICVEISATNQGPEAAPLHLLPQLWFRNTWAWGRDARRPALEAIRVHGRCAVVAEHSSLGRYTLHMDGAPTLLVTDNETNDVELFGSESNETRYTKCGIDAHVVRGATGTCQVINDGSASRPGTKAAAWYRFDSVAPGETVIVRLRLIAGNGHVDPFGATFHATVQDRKREADEFHESIAPELDADRKQVLRRSLAGLMWTKQHYRFKVRDWLAGDPAQPPAPDLRRGIGARNVHWRHFDVADVISMPDEWEYPWFAAWDLAFQAVPFALVDPAFAKEQLLLLCREWMMHPNGQLPAYEWDFGDANPPVHAWAALQVYRAEAVPDRKFLSKIFHKLLLNFAWWVNRKDADGSDLFEGGFLGMDNIGPVNRSAPMLGDWRLEQSDATSWMAAFSLHLLQIALELAREDESYEDVATKFVEHFLYIARAFNQFGSTTRGLWDEEDGFCYDLVSRRRPDGSIESEPVRVRSMVGLMPVLAQAVLEPWVFAELHGFTSRLDYLLRKQPEFAQFITWQQVGDERRASLALLDAKKLGRVLSRMFDESEFLSPHGIRSLSAAHRDGVDVQFAGQAHMIGYEPGESMTPMFGGNSNWRGPIWFPTNALLVEALRQVDDFHDGQFHVDLPTGSGHAVTAGQAADELARRLVSIFLPTADGSRPCDGKRIEATDSPLWRPHITFSEYFDGDTGEGLGATHQTGWTALVARLLATPRHHGR